A genomic segment from Lignipirellula cremea encodes:
- a CDS encoding protein kinase domain-containing protein, with amino-acid sequence MTEISDREEVADKLVRWEDAWEQGEDLTPAELCSDRPDLIEAVAQAIEKLKKSAWMKLDPASISAQSDGDPPLKGTLAGRYRIESLIGEGGHGRVYRAFDEELHRHVAVKVASTGKPTPDLLEEARRVAKLRHPNIVPVHDVGRHDDRLFVVTDLVEGRTLADVIDGKPLSIREGVPLIAAVADALNYAHNQGVVHRDLKPSNILMDEQGVPHVTDFGIAATLDELAYGQASSAGTLAYSSPEQLANEIQLIDHRTDIYSLGVVLFETLAGTLPYKGRTPLALREQILFRPPTPLRELVPSASAELEAVCQGCLAKHPADRFQSAAEVARVLRAKPRRAARRFPWQWLVGLMLLAAAFAAGTTIALWPTHSDDRFVRGGNMHFDGQTRIVTDVERTLPVTLEAWIKPDPYKDENCQFIIGSDIPGNYGLGLAICGSMLSVEHISGMINSDASVVPGEWSHIAAVFTASETRLYLNGKLVATGSGSTNEDATKFVIGNVGENNLLYYYRGEIRTVRISEGERYAENFEPPKAFEKDADTLLIVEEDQIDGQASKLIAPALPALY; translated from the coding sequence ATGACGGAGATTTCAGACCGAGAGGAAGTGGCCGACAAGCTCGTTCGCTGGGAAGACGCTTGGGAGCAGGGCGAGGATCTGACACCCGCAGAACTTTGTTCCGACCGCCCCGATCTGATCGAGGCAGTGGCACAAGCAATCGAGAAACTGAAGAAGTCGGCGTGGATGAAGCTTGATCCGGCTTCGATATCCGCACAATCCGATGGCGACCCGCCTCTCAAGGGAACACTCGCTGGTCGCTACCGGATCGAGTCATTGATTGGCGAAGGCGGTCATGGGCGGGTTTACAGGGCGTTCGATGAGGAACTACATCGTCACGTCGCCGTCAAAGTTGCGTCCACAGGAAAACCGACGCCCGATCTGCTGGAAGAAGCCCGCCGTGTCGCCAAACTCCGCCACCCAAACATCGTTCCCGTGCATGATGTTGGCCGACACGACGACCGGCTGTTCGTGGTCACCGATCTTGTGGAAGGTCGCACGCTGGCGGATGTGATCGATGGGAAGCCGCTCTCGATCCGGGAAGGCGTTCCCCTGATCGCCGCCGTCGCCGACGCCCTTAATTACGCACATAATCAAGGGGTCGTCCATCGAGACCTGAAGCCGTCCAACATCCTGATGGACGAGCAGGGTGTACCGCATGTTACTGATTTTGGAATTGCCGCCACTTTGGATGAACTTGCTTACGGCCAGGCTTCTTCGGCGGGAACATTGGCGTACTCCTCGCCAGAGCAACTGGCGAACGAGATCCAACTGATCGATCACCGCACGGACATTTACTCGCTGGGGGTCGTTCTGTTCGAGACGCTCGCCGGGACGCTCCCGTATAAAGGTCGAACTCCACTGGCCCTGCGAGAACAGATTCTTTTTCGCCCTCCAACTCCGCTGCGGGAATTGGTTCCGTCGGCTTCTGCGGAACTAGAAGCCGTTTGCCAAGGCTGCCTCGCCAAGCATCCCGCCGACCGTTTCCAGTCCGCCGCCGAAGTCGCCAGGGTGTTGCGGGCGAAGCCACGCCGGGCGGCTCGCCGCTTCCCGTGGCAGTGGCTGGTAGGGTTGATGTTATTGGCGGCGGCATTTGCAGCAGGAACGACGATTGCACTGTGGCCGACGCATTCGGATGACCGTTTCGTCCGTGGCGGCAACATGCACTTCGACGGACAAACTCGAATCGTAACGGATGTTGAGCGAACTCTGCCGGTGACCCTCGAAGCTTGGATCAAACCCGATCCCTACAAGGACGAGAATTGCCAGTTCATCATCGGAAGCGACATTCCGGGGAACTACGGCCTCGGACTCGCCATCTGCGGCTCGATGCTTTCTGTTGAACACATTAGCGGCATGATCAACTCCGACGCCTCGGTCGTCCCCGGCGAATGGTCGCACATCGCTGCCGTTTTCACGGCGTCCGAGACCCGGCTCTACCTTAATGGCAAGCTCGTCGCCACTGGATCGGGATCGACCAACGAAGACGCCACCAAATTCGTCATCGGCAACGTTGGCGAGAACAACCTGCTGTATTACTACCGAGGCGAAATCAGGACCGTACGGATTTCAGAGGGCGAACGGTACGCCGAAAATTTTGAGCCCCCGAAGGCGTTTGAGAAAGACGCCGACACCCTGCTGATCGTCGAGGAGGATCAAATCGACGGCCAGGCTTCAAAATTAATCGCTCCGGCCTTACCGGCACTCTATTGA